The Ruminococcaceae bacterium R-25 DNA segment TCGGAGGACTGGTCGTATCTTATGCCGGAAGTGAGTATTTTTCGTATTATTCCGAAAAGATAAAGGGCCTTATATTGGTGGAGCCATCTTATGATTTCCAGGAACGTTATAAGAAAACTTATCCTTCGTTATCTGATATTCCTGAAGATGTCCAGTACGGCAAGATCTTCTATGAAGACCTGTTATCTTTCGATATTTATGAGAAGATGCCGCTGTTCGGAGGGAAAGTGATCATTTTCGCCGGAACCGAAAAGGGCAGCATCGGCTTTGGGAAGCCGGAGATCTTTGAGAAAGCTAAAACAACTTTTTCAAGTGCTGATATCAGGTATATAGATGGCGCCGATCACTATTTCAATGGGACCGGTAGGGATCAGATGATACAGGGAACCATCGATTTTATAAAGAATAATATGGAGAAAGAGTCCTAAAACGGCCTGACACAAGTTCTTCACGGAATGCTTTGGGTTGGTTAATAGTTTTCTGCTGAAATCAGCATTTTTTTCGATTTCAGTTAAGAAAATCAATGATTTCTTGACTGAAATTTCAATTTATGAATCTTTCGGTTAAGATTTTTCAAAAAACTTAACTGAAATCTCCTTTTTTCAAGATTTCAGTCAAGATTTTGACTTTAAACTTAACTGAAATCCTGTATTTTAGAAATTTCAGTAGATCTTTACAAAAAACACAAGACTTCTTGTGTTAATGAAACAGAAAAACGCTTGTGAAACATCATTTGGATTGCTGAATTCCAAATGAAAGCCTATTTAGTGCATCTTTCAAGCCTTATTGAAAATTAGTTCCTCTTGATATAAAATTTAACGCGCACGCAGATGTGGTGGAATTGGCAGACGCGCTAGCTTCAGGTGCTAGTGGGAGCAATCTCGTGCGGGTTCAAGTCCCGCCATCTGCACCAAAAAATAACCCCGTACATCGTTTTGAGGTACGGGGGTTTAGTTTTTAGAATTCAGGATTGAACGGATCTTGTTCTGCCGGTTGTTCCTCTTCCTTCGGCGGTTCGCTGATAAATGTAGGATAGAACTTTACTACAGTTCCGCAGTAGAGGCATCTTCCGAGAAGAGGTGTGTTCGCGTTCTTTTTGACAGGCTTTCCGCACTTAGGGCAGTCCTTGACCTCGTTTTGAGGAATAGGAACCTTTGTGCCTCTTTCTTCCATGATCTCATCGATCTTAGCTTCGAAAAGCGCGGGATCGACACCCTGTTCGACCATGACTCTGTACATTGCCTGTAGCTTTATCTCAAGAGCAGCGATCTGGTCATTGACGCCGCCTAAACGCTGGTTAGTATCAGCAAGTGCTTCCGTGGAGCGGTCATTAACTACTATCGGTGTCTGATAATTGTGGCTGCTGCTATACATAATCTATACCTCCTTAATAAAGGTGCCCTTATTCAACCATATTCATTATAGCATTTATGCTTAATGGTATAATAGAAAACAGGGGAAATAGGAATTTAAATATGGGAGTTTGCAAATATGGGAACCAGAACCAAAAGAATAGTTATTACTTTTATTGCTTTGTTAGTGCTTGTCGGGTGCGTGTTCTTCCTCGTTTATGCGGCGAAATATGCTTCTGCTGAGCTCTTTGACATTGAGGAAGGCGCTTATGTTGAGGATTCTGAAGCAGTAGATACAACTGATACATCTGAAACCTCAAGAGCTACCGTTTTAATGCCTGATGTTAAAGATTGGAATTATCTTAATGCCCAGGATAAGTTGAAAGAATTCTTTAATCAGAATTCTCTTGATATCAAGATCGTAATCGAATGGTGTGAGAATACAGATCCTGATAAGGGTTTCTATATTCAGAGTTCGACACCTGAAGCAGGTGAGCCTCTCACGGATGTCAAAGAGATCGTTCTGATCGTATACGAAGGCTATACTCTTCCTGAGACGACTGAAACGACGCCTGAAGAGACTACGGCTACAGAAACAACAAAGGCAACGGAACCTTCTAAAACCAAAGAGACCACAAAGGCGACCGAAGCTACACCTGAAACCACCAAAGATGAGCCTACAAAAGCTCCTCAGAAGACTGTGAAGATGCCTGATGTAACCGGCATGAACTATAAGGATGCCCAGAAAGAACTCGAGAAGTTCTTTAAGGATAATGGCCTCAATATTACTGTTTCAGTTGGCTGGGGCCACAATTCAAATCCTGACAATAATCTGAAAGTCATCTGCACGACACCGTCTGCCGGAGAGACAATAGATTCTTCTACTGAAGTAGTAATCATGATGGTCTATGAAGGTTATAACCCGCCGATAAATAACTGAGTTTTTCGATGAGCGGAGATCTTTATTTTGAGAATTCTTAGGTGTATTTGGTTGAAGAAGCTTTTGGTATAAATTCGGAAACAGTCTGATAAGATTGGTGTAGAATAAATTTTCAGATCACTTTCAGGAGAAAGAATATGGGAAAAGCCGGTAGCAAGCGATTTTTAGTCATATTCTATTCAGTTTGGATACTGATGGCTGTTTTGTGCGGATACATATGGTACCGTATGACGATTAAGCAGCAGTTGAATCACTACGATTTGCATCCCGGCACCGTTGTTGTTGAACAAACGAATCTGTTTTATATAGATAATGACATGTATGTTTGTGAGCTTTCAAAAGGCGATACTGTTTGGGAATTTTATACACCTTCAAAAAATGAGGTTTGTGTCGAAACACATTCAATTCCTAACATTGGCGAATATACCAAATACATTGATCTTGATGCTACTGAAATTTCCAAGCTGGATAAAGATGGCACCAGGCATGAACTTGATAAGAATGAGCTTACTAACTGGTTTAGAAATCTTTCATCTCTGCGCATTTGGGGAGCAGATGTTTACGTTAACGCCATAACGAGGATTGCTCATGATTCTGAAGATAATGATATCGTTCTTGTTGAGGGATATACCGTTTCAGGTAACTATGAAGGAACGATCCGTATGCTGGATAGATATCCTTCAATCCCTGTCGAATACACCGATTACGTTGAAAGATATGAAAATGACCTCTCGCTGATGCGAAAAGACGGATTGATGAGCATAGGCGTTACTGCAATTGTTTTCCTTGTTCTTACCATACCCGCTGTAATACTTTCGTTGTCACCAAAGTTGAGACGCGGACTGATCATTTATGGAATAGGCATTTTTGTTTTCGCATCGTTAATAACGCTGGCATACGACTATCTGTTTTTGCACTGCAGATAGAGCAATAATATATCAATTGATATAAATGCAATAAAGCATAAATTTGGCTGAAGGCGCTTATGCTAGAATTAAACATCAATAGAAAGCAGGGTATACGCATATGGAAAAGTCAAAGGTCTACTTCACTGATTTCAGAACCGGTTTGGGAACTCCGCTTACGGTTAAGCTTCAAAAACTGATCAAGCTGGCTGGCATAGGTTCCATTGATTTCGATAACAAGTTCGTTGCGATCAAGATGCATTTCGGCGAGCTTGGAAATCTTGCTTATCTTCGTCCGAACTATGCAAAGGCTGTAGCAGATGTGATCAAGGAATATGGCGGAATGCCTTTCCTTACAGACTGCAATACTCTTTATCCCGGTTCAAGAAAGCACGCGTTGGAACATATGGACTGCGCGAATCTTAACGGATTTAATACTGTCACGACAGGCTGCCAGATAATTATTGCTGACGGACTTCGCGGCACAGATGATATCTTGGTTCCTGTTCCTAACGGTGAATACTGCAAAGAAGCCTATATCGGCCGTGCAATTATGGATGCTGATATCTTTATCTCGCTTACACACTTTAAAGGTCATGAGCAGGCCGGCTTCGGCGGAACGATCAAGAATATCGGAATGGGCTGTGGAAGCCGTGCCGGCAAGATGCAGCAGCATCAGAGTGGTCATCCGCATGTTATCGAAGATCTGTGCCGTGGCTGCAGAAGGTGCTCTAAAGAGTGCGGCTCTGATGCAATCAGTTATGAGAATAAGAAGGCGTGGATCGATCCTGATAAGTGCAAAGGCTGCGGCCGCTGCATAGGTGCCTGTGCTTTTGATGCGATTGAAAACGATAACTGGGATGCTCCCCAGCTTTTAGGCTGCAGAATGGCTGAATATACGGCCGCTGTTGTATCCGGCAGACCTGCTTTCCATATCAGCCTTATTACTGATGTATCTCCTAACTGTGACTGCCATGGCGAGAATGATGCGCCGATCCTTCCTGATATCGGAATGCTCGCTTCATTTGATCCTGTTGCATTGGACCAGGCTTGTGTCGATCTGTGTTCAAAGGCTGAGCCTATCAGGAACAGCCAGTTAGGTGACAACATGGCAGATCCTCATTTTCATGACCATGGTGACCATTGGCATAACAATAATCCCAATGTTTCATGGGCAGAGACATTAGAGCATGCTGAAAAGATCGGTATCGGAACGCGCCAGTATGAACTGGTCAAGATGAAGTGACCTCAGTTGTCTAATCTGACCAAGTAACTTCCTTTATCATTGCTTCCTTTTTAGGTTGCTTAAAAGCCCTGCTAATATATAATACTTACGTCATTTTAGTAGAGGCGGATCATGATCTATTTCGATAACAGTGCAACCACATTCGTATCTGAAGCTGTAAAGGCAAAGATTATAGAGCTTACCGGAGACTCAATGTCTGCGAATCCGGGAGCTCTTCATAAGCTTGGAAATAATGCTGCTCAAGTTTATGAGGGCATAAGAAGGGAAACTGCAGATCTCTTAGGAGCTAAACCTGAGGAGATCTTCTTTACGTCCTGCGCCACTGAGAGTGCAAATACAGCTATCAAGGGATACATGAGCCGCAATAAGAGAGCCGGAAATGCCGTAATCTCAACAAGAACTGAGCATAAAGCAACACTGGAATGCCTGGAGTATCTTTCCAAATCAGGCTATGAGATCAGATATCTCAAGGTCGGTATGGACGGCAAGCCTTTAATGGAGAGCCTTGAAGAAGAGCTTGGCAAGGGTGATGTTGCTCTGGCATGTTTCACGCTCGTAAACAATGAGACAGGTTCGGTTCTTCCTTTCGAGAATATCGCGAAAACGATCAAGGCGGCATCCCCGTCAACAGCAATATATCTTGACTGCGTTCAGGCTCTGGGAAAGATGCCTATAAATCTTATGAAGCTTGGTGCGGACATGTGTTCTTTCTCAGGCCACAAGATCCATTCGATAAAGGGAAACGGCGTTCTTTATGTCAAAAAGGGCGTAAGGATCGATCCTTTGATCTTAGGCGGAGGACAGCAGGAAGGAATGCGTTCAGGTACACAGAGCCCTGTTCTTGCAGGTGCTTTCCTGGCAGCCTTGAAGGAAGTCACGACAGGCATAGATGAGGCATATGCAAAGGTAAGTGAGATAAATGCTTATCTGCGCAAGGAACTGAGGGAGAGAGGTGCCGAGATATTATCTCCTGACGATGCGCTTCCTTATGTTCTTAACGTGTCATTTAAAGGCTTCGAATCTGAGACGATGCTGCATTGTCTAGAGATCTACGATATCTATGTTTCAACTGTTTCTGCATGCTCAGCCAAGCAGAAGAAGGTCTCATACGTTCTCCTTGAGATGGGCGTGGACAGAAAGACTGCGGCTAATGCCGTAAGACTCAGCTTTTCAAGACACAATACGATGGACGAAGCAAAAGAGTTCATTAAATGCGTAGACCAGATCTACGATCAATTTTTGGTGAAGTGAGGATATAGACATGGGAAATGTCCTTTTGGCGAGAATGGGTGAGATAACCCTCAAAGGCCTTAACAGAGGATCTTTTGAGATTCAGCTCAAGAGCAACCTTAAGTACAGATTAAAGAAATTCGGCGACCTTAAGATCTACCAGAGCCAGAGCAGGATCTGGATCGAACCTAAGGAAGAGAATAATCCGAACTTCGCGAGCCTCGCTTCCGCAGAAGAGATCATGAAGGCTGTATGCCAGGTTTTCGGCGTCGTATCGGTAAGCCTTGCAAGGAAGTTCGAAGGCGATTTCGAATCGATCAAGGAAAATGCGATCGACTGCGTCAAAGAGCTCCTAGAAAACAATCCTGACTATAAGACTTTCAAGGTTGAGAGCAAGCGCGGAAATAAGACTTTCCCGATGAATTCGCCTGAGATCTGCGAAGAATTGGGTTATCAGATCCTTCAGAATTTCCCGGAACTCAAGGTTAAGGTAAAGAATCCCGATTTCATCTTAAATGTCGAGATACGTGAATCGAACTATATCTATTCAGGCAAGATGATGGCTCACAGAGGCCTTCCTGTCGGAACATGCGCTAAGGGTATGCTCCTTTTGTCAGGCGGTATCGACAGCCCTGTAGCAGGCTTCATGATGGCATCCCGCGGTATGCCTTTGGATGCCGTATATTTCCATTCGTATCCTTATACGAGCGATCTTGCCAAGCAGAAGGTTATAGACCTTGCAAAGATCGTTTCCGGCTATTCGGGACGCATGACGCTTCATATCGTAAACTTCACTCAGATCCAGTTGGATCTTTATAAGCATTCCCCTCAAGACATGCTTACAGTCACTATGCGCCGTGTAATGCTCCAGATAGCTGAGCGCCTGGCCCTGAAGAACGACTGCAAGTGCCTTATTACCGGCGAGAGCTTAGGCCAGGTAGCTTCACAGACGATGGAAGCTATTGCTGCAACAAACGAAGTCGTAAAGATGCCTATCTTAAGACCTCTCATCGGTCTTGATAAGCAGGCTACATGCGATATCTCCAGAGATATCGGAGCTTTCGAGACATCGATCCTGCCTTATGAGGACTGCTGCACTGTATTTGTTGCAAAACACCCCAAGACACATCCCCATCCTGAGGATATAATCGAAGCTGAAAAAGACCTTGATATCGAAATGCTCGTCGAATCTGGCGTTGCAGGTACGGAAGATATCGTAATTAATCCTTTTGATTGATCCTTAAGGGGAAGAGGAGCAAGATTTGAGAATAGGAAAGCTTACAGACGAACAGCTTGAGTCACTGGTTTTATCAAGGCTGCCCAAGTTATCCAGCAAGACCTTATCCGGTGCCGGAATAGGTGCTGACTGCGCATGGCTTAAGACCGGTGAGAACCTCCTGGTTACGTCTTCAGATCCTATTACGGCCGGCGGAAGCGAGTCCGGAACCCTTGCTATACATGTATCCTGTAATGATATTGCTGCCTGCGGCGTTAAGCCTACCGGCATACTTATCGTAATAATCGCTCCTCCGTCTGCCACTGAGGATGAGATCGTATCCATTGTTGATCAGGCGAGCCGCGAAGCCGGCAAGCTCGGTGTCGATATTGTAGGCGGTCACACGGAAGTTTCTGACTGCGTTAACAGATTTGTTGTCATTTCAACGGCTTTCGGAATCGTTGAAAAGGGAACTCCCGTTCCTTTGGGACATGCAAAGCCTGGTGACAAGCTGATCATCACTAAGACTGCAGCCATCGAAGGCAGCTTTATCGCTGCAAATGAGCACGCTGATAAGCTTGAAGGGAAGATACCGCCTGAATATATCGCCGAAGCTAAAACTTATGGCGAACTGATTTCCGTAGTTAATGAAGGTTCGGTATTAGGACCTCTTCCTTCTTCCGATACTGCTTCATCTTTTGAGGGCTTCCCCAGATCATGCGTAAATCTCATGCATGACGTCACTGAGGGCGGTGTAGAGGGTGCTGCTTTTGAAATGGCAGACTTTTCGAAGACCGGAGTAACACTTGACCAGCGTCTTGTTCCGTTTACGGAGTGCTCCAAGGCTATCTGTGAGGCTCTTAACCTTAACCCGTTCAGGCTCATATCTTCAGGAGCTCTCATGATTGCTTCTTCTGAACCCGACAAGGTGATCGGAGCATTGGAAGCAGAGGACATTAAGGCCACCGTTATCGGCGAGTTTACAGATGCTTCAGAAGGCGCAAAGACCATCGGCCTTGACGGTGTGACAAGACCTATGCCGGCTCCTTCGGCAGATGAGATCTACAAAATCTGAGACAAAAGATTTTTGAAGTGCTTTTTGCTTAAAAACGGCACCTGAATATAGTCAAAATCTATGCACGAAATATACTTCTTTCTATCCTTTTTCGGCTTGATTGAAATAGACCCTTATAATAAAATATAGCGCGTGTAAATATTATCCAGGAGGATTTTGATATATGTACGACCACATTAAGGCTGAGGATTCTGAAGTCTATTCCGCAATAATGCAGGAGATCGAACGTCAGAGAAACAAGATCGAGCTCATCGCATCTGAGAACATGGTATCTGAGGCTGTTTTAGAAGCTGCAGGTTCACCTCTTACAAACAAGTATGCAGAGGGTTACCCGGGAAAGCGTTATTACGGCGGATGCGAGTATGTGGATATCGTTGAGCAGCTCGCTATCGACAGAGCAAAGCAGCTCTTCGGCGCTGAGCACGTAAACGTTCAGCCCCACTCAGGTGCACAGGCTAACACAGCAGTTTACTTTGCTATCCTTGAACCCGGCGATACGATCCTCGGCCTTGACCTCTCACACGGTGGTCACCTTACACACGGTATGAAGATCAACGTTTCCGGCAGAACATATCATTCTGAGTTCTACCAGGTTGATGAGAAGACACAGATGCTCGATTACGATGCAATCAGAGCTAAGGCTCTTGAGTGCAAGCCTAAGGTAATCGTTGCAGGTGCTTCCGCATATCCCAGAATCATTGATTTCAAGAAGTTCAGAGAGATCGCTGATGAAGTTGGCGCTTATCTCTTCGTAGATATGGCTCACATTGCAGGACTCGTTGCTGCAGGACTTCACCCGAATCCGGTTCCGTATGCTGATTTCGTTACAACAACAACTCACAAGACACTTAGAGGACCCCGTGGCGGTATCATCATGTGCAAAGAGGAATATGCAAAGAAGATCAATTCTGCAGTATTCCCCGGACAGCAGGGCGGCCCTCTCATGCACATCATCGCTGCTAAGGCAGTTGCTTTCAAGGAAGCTCTCTCTCCTGAGTTCAGAGCTTATGCTGAGCAGATCGTAAAGAACGCTAAGGCAATGAGCGAAGCACTCCTCGCAAGAGGCGTTAACCTCGTTTCCGGCGGTACAGACAATCACCTCATGCTCATCGACTTGAGAGGCACAGGCGTTACAGGCGCTATGCTCCAGGAGCGTTTGGATGACGTTAACATCACAGCTAACAAGAATACAATTCCTTTCGATCCTGAAAAGCCGACAGTAACATCAGGCGTACGTGTTGGTACACCTGCTGCTACAGCAAGAGGCTTCAAGGAAGAGGACTTCGTTGAAGTTGCAAACATCATTGCTGACTGCATCTTCGACTACGATAACAAGAAGGAAGAATCTATCAAGAGAGTTAAGGTTCTTACGGATAAGTATCCCGTATATCCGGATATCGTATAATTCCAAGCTTTAAGCTTGATGTTCCTGACTTATGGATAACACTAAACCGTTAGCATACAGAATGTCTCCGCAGACGTTGGATGACTATGCAGGTCAGGAGCATATCATAGGCAAGGGCAAAATGCTCAGACGAATGATCGAGGCAGACAGACTGTCTTCGATCATTTTGTTTGGTCCTCCGGGAGTCGGAAAGACTGCATTGGCGCGCGTTATTGCCAATACGACGAGCTCGAGGTTCGAGCAGTTGAACGCAGTAACTGCGGGCGTTTCGGACATCAAGAAGATCGTATCTGATGCTGCAAACCCGATCCTTTCAGAAGGCCGCAAGACTGTCCTTTTCATCGATGAGATCCACAGGTTCAATAAGCTCCAGCAAGATGCTCTTCTGCCGTTTGTGGAAGACGGCACGGTCATCCTTATCGGCGCCACCACGGAAAACCCGTTTTTCGAAGTAAACAAGGCTTTGGTATCAAGGTCTACCGTATGCCAGTTAAAGCCGCTTGAAGCAACGGACATCGTCAAGATCCTGAAAAATGCCATAACTGACAAGGACAGGGGCTTTGGCACGATGGATGTTAAGATCTCGGATGAGACTCTGACAAAGATAGCTGAGACATCAAACGGCGATGCCAGAACTGCCTTAAACAGCATAGAACTTGCAGTTATTACCACTCCGCC contains these protein-coding regions:
- a CDS encoding PASTA domain-containing protein — translated: MGTRTKRIVITFIALLVLVGCVFFLVYAAKYASAELFDIEEGAYVEDSEAVDTTDTSETSRATVLMPDVKDWNYLNAQDKLKEFFNQNSLDIKIVIEWCENTDPDKGFYIQSSTPEAGEPLTDVKEIVLIVYEGYTLPETTETTPEETTATETTKATEPSKTKETTKATEATPETTKDEPTKAPQKTVKMPDVTGMNYKDAQKELEKFFKDNGLNITVSVGWGHNSNPDNNLKVICTTPSAGETIDSSTEVVIMMVYEGYNPPINN
- a CDS encoding cysteine desulfurase; this translates as MIYFDNSATTFVSEAVKAKIIELTGDSMSANPGALHKLGNNAAQVYEGIRRETADLLGAKPEEIFFTSCATESANTAIKGYMSRNKRAGNAVISTRTEHKATLECLEYLSKSGYEIRYLKVGMDGKPLMESLEEELGKGDVALACFTLVNNETGSVLPFENIAKTIKAASPSTAIYLDCVQALGKMPINLMKLGADMCSFSGHKIHSIKGNGVLYVKKGVRIDPLILGGGQQEGMRSGTQSPVLAGAFLAALKEVTTGIDEAYAKVSEINAYLRKELRERGAEILSPDDALPYVLNVSFKGFESETMLHCLEIYDIYVSTVSACSAKQKKVSYVLLEMGVDRKTAANAVRLSFSRHNTMDEAKEFIKCVDQIYDQFLVK
- a CDS encoding thiamine biosynthesis protein ThiI; its protein translation is MGNVLLARMGEITLKGLNRGSFEIQLKSNLKYRLKKFGDLKIYQSQSRIWIEPKEENNPNFASLASAEEIMKAVCQVFGVVSVSLARKFEGDFESIKENAIDCVKELLENNPDYKTFKVESKRGNKTFPMNSPEICEELGYQILQNFPELKVKVKNPDFILNVEIRESNYIYSGKMMAHRGLPVGTCAKGMLLLSGGIDSPVAGFMMASRGMPLDAVYFHSYPYTSDLAKQKVIDLAKIVSGYSGRMTLHIVNFTQIQLDLYKHSPQDMLTVTMRRVMLQIAERLALKNDCKCLITGESLGQVASQTMEAIAATNEVVKMPILRPLIGLDKQATCDISRDIGAFETSILPYEDCCTVFVAKHPKTHPHPEDIIEAEKDLDIEMLVESGVAGTEDIVINPFD
- a CDS encoding hydrogenase maturation factor is translated as MRIGKLTDEQLESLVLSRLPKLSSKTLSGAGIGADCAWLKTGENLLVTSSDPITAGGSESGTLAIHVSCNDIAACGVKPTGILIVIIAPPSATEDEIVSIVDQASREAGKLGVDIVGGHTEVSDCVNRFVVISTAFGIVEKGTPVPLGHAKPGDKLIITKTAAIEGSFIAANEHADKLEGKIPPEYIAEAKTYGELISVVNEGSVLGPLPSSDTASSFEGFPRSCVNLMHDVTEGGVEGAAFEMADFSKTGVTLDQRLVPFTECSKAICEALNLNPFRLISSGALMIASSEPDKVIGALEAEDIKATVIGEFTDASEGAKTIGLDGVTRPMPAPSADEIYKI
- a CDS encoding serine hydroxymethyltransferase produces the protein MYDHIKAEDSEVYSAIMQEIERQRNKIELIASENMVSEAVLEAAGSPLTNKYAEGYPGKRYYGGCEYVDIVEQLAIDRAKQLFGAEHVNVQPHSGAQANTAVYFAILEPGDTILGLDLSHGGHLTHGMKINVSGRTYHSEFYQVDEKTQMLDYDAIRAKALECKPKVIVAGASAYPRIIDFKKFREIADEVGAYLFVDMAHIAGLVAAGLHPNPVPYADFVTTTTHKTLRGPRGGIIMCKEEYAKKINSAVFPGQQGGPLMHIIAAKAVAFKEALSPEFRAYAEQIVKNAKAMSEALLARGVNLVSGGTDNHLMLIDLRGTGVTGAMLQERLDDVNITANKNTIPFDPEKPTVTSGVRVGTPAATARGFKEEDFVEVANIIADCIFDYDNKKEESIKRVKVLTDKYPVYPDIV